The following coding sequences lie in one Methylotuvimicrobium alcaliphilum 20Z genomic window:
- a CDS encoding fused MFS/spermidine synthase — translation MTSFFTVALLFFSGIAGLGYQLVWTRMFAVGLGHELTSMLAVVAAFFGGLTAGAFLLDKRVSVSRRPALWYAGLELTIGLWALLSAFVIPIVNDWARAWLGVEPGLLHFWGVAFVVPFFALLPATLAMGATLPAADRWLAQIKADPRQIALAYSVNTAGAVLGVLVASYALMPLLGYRHTLLALAFINALVALSAGLFYFRKPELSLPEKTKVKKTHKQPPPLFWRLLITGFLGIAYEVVTVRVMAQVLEGTVYSFAAVLAVYLTGTAIGAGLYHHYGRNRDGDRLLTSLLFSLSLVCLAGLSALYLTHGLYWWVRTGLGDSLGAVLLAELTVALPVLLPPTLIMGALFSHLAQSARHATGGVGWALGVNMAGGLAAPLVAGVVLVPLLGAQWTLIGIALAYWLLLPNFSMLSRWAYALPAILVLLLPGRLQIVTLRPGESVLEYREGAMASVAVIEQQNERNLRVNNRFQMGGTGVRAQRLQRMQTHVPMLLHPKPSDVLYLGVATGVTAGTALTHRESRIDAVELVPDSLALLPYFSPYNAELHKNPRVRLYSSDARRYVRTSHQQYDVVIGDLFHPGRDGGGLLYTREHFQAIEQRLAPGGLFCQWLPLYQMDETMLRTVIKTFQSVFGRTEAWLAGFDLGYPSLALIALSGDTARPEAIESTIGFNQALRQHLHLAAVRSSVQLAGHYLAGHHALADYAGDAPINTDDRPVILFDAPKFTLKRGIATYASFEALLNYLELKELSELPFFTRKSDAEFTDRLGAFIKARNLYFATMIDHNDDEARALSGYLQSVETSADFTLAYAQIVSMAIGKAQKEPETARQWLEKLITLRPEIPGARDVLYRLPGL, via the coding sequence ATGACTTCATTTTTTACGGTTGCTCTGCTTTTTTTCTCCGGTATTGCGGGTTTGGGTTATCAATTGGTCTGGACACGCATGTTTGCGGTCGGTCTGGGGCACGAGTTAACTTCTATGTTGGCGGTCGTGGCGGCATTCTTCGGTGGGTTGACCGCAGGCGCTTTTTTACTAGACAAGCGGGTCAGCGTCAGCCGGCGTCCGGCTTTGTGGTATGCCGGTCTGGAATTGACCATCGGCCTTTGGGCATTGCTTAGCGCATTTGTCATTCCCATAGTAAACGATTGGGCGCGAGCTTGGCTTGGCGTCGAACCGGGCTTACTGCATTTTTGGGGCGTTGCCTTTGTGGTGCCGTTTTTTGCTTTACTACCGGCAACTCTGGCTATGGGGGCAACGCTGCCGGCAGCCGATCGCTGGTTAGCGCAAATCAAAGCCGATCCGCGTCAAATAGCGCTGGCGTATTCGGTTAACACGGCTGGTGCAGTGTTGGGCGTGCTGGTTGCAAGCTATGCCTTGATGCCGCTATTAGGATACCGTCATACACTGCTTGCATTGGCATTTATCAATGCTTTGGTCGCATTATCCGCCGGATTGTTTTACTTTCGAAAGCCTGAATTATCGCTTCCCGAAAAAACAAAAGTCAAAAAGACGCATAAGCAACCGCCGCCGCTGTTTTGGCGCTTGTTGATCACCGGTTTTTTGGGTATCGCCTATGAAGTCGTCACGGTTAGGGTGATGGCTCAGGTGCTCGAAGGTACCGTATACAGTTTTGCCGCGGTGCTGGCCGTTTATTTGACCGGCACCGCAATCGGCGCCGGGCTTTATCACCACTACGGTCGCAATCGCGATGGCGATCGCCTGTTGACCAGTTTGTTGTTCTCGTTGAGTTTGGTTTGTCTCGCCGGACTTTCGGCGCTTTATCTAACGCATGGTTTATATTGGTGGGTCAGAACCGGCCTCGGCGATAGTTTAGGTGCGGTGCTGTTGGCCGAATTGACCGTGGCCTTGCCGGTGCTGTTGCCGCCGACTTTGATCATGGGCGCCTTGTTTAGTCATCTAGCGCAATCGGCCCGACACGCTACAGGTGGCGTCGGTTGGGCCTTAGGCGTCAATATGGCCGGCGGTTTGGCGGCTCCTTTGGTCGCAGGCGTCGTTTTGGTGCCGCTGCTCGGTGCCCAATGGACATTGATCGGCATTGCATTGGCTTATTGGCTGCTATTGCCTAATTTTTCGATGTTATCCCGCTGGGCTTATGCGCTACCGGCAATCCTTGTTTTGCTGTTACCCGGTCGTTTGCAGATCGTTACCCTAAGGCCCGGCGAGTCGGTATTAGAGTACCGGGAAGGCGCGATGGCCTCGGTGGCCGTGATCGAGCAGCAAAACGAACGTAATCTTCGCGTCAACAATCGCTTCCAAATGGGCGGAACAGGCGTTCGCGCCCAGCGTCTGCAACGCATGCAAACTCATGTGCCGATGTTGTTGCATCCGAAGCCGTCCGATGTTCTGTATCTCGGCGTAGCGACCGGCGTAACGGCGGGTACGGCGCTGACTCACCGAGAATCTCGCATCGATGCGGTCGAGTTAGTACCGGACTCCTTGGCATTATTGCCTTATTTTTCGCCGTACAATGCCGAATTGCACAAGAATCCTCGTGTTCGTCTTTATTCGTCCGATGCCAGACGTTATGTTAGAACGTCACATCAGCAATATGATGTTGTGATAGGCGATTTGTTTCATCCTGGACGCGACGGTGGCGGTTTGCTTTATACCCGTGAACATTTTCAAGCGATAGAGCAGCGATTGGCGCCTGGAGGCTTGTTCTGCCAGTGGTTGCCTCTGTATCAAATGGATGAAACGATGCTGCGCACGGTGATCAAAACTTTTCAATCGGTGTTCGGTAGAACCGAGGCTTGGTTGGCAGGTTTCGATTTGGGGTACCCCTCGCTGGCTTTGATTGCATTGTCCGGGGATACGGCCCGTCCCGAAGCAATCGAAAGCACGATCGGCTTCAATCAAGCTTTACGACAGCATCTGCATTTGGCGGCGGTGCGAAGTTCCGTGCAATTGGCGGGGCATTATTTAGCCGGGCATCACGCGCTGGCCGATTATGCCGGCGATGCGCCGATCAATACCGACGATCGCCCCGTTATTTTATTCGATGCGCCGAAGTTTACTCTAAAACGCGGCATTGCCACGTACGCCTCCTTCGAAGCTTTGTTAAACTACTTAGAGTTAAAAGAATTAAGCGAGTTGCCGTTTTTCACGCGCAAATCCGATGCCGAATTTACTGATAGGCTCGGTGCCTTCATCAAGGCGCGTAACCTTTATTTTGCGACGATGATCGACCACAACGACGACGAAGCCAGAGCATTGAGCGGCTATTTGCAATCGGTTGAAACCAGCGCCGATTTTACATTGGCTTACGCCCAAATCGTCAGCATGGCGATCGGCAAAGCCCAAAAAGAGCCGGAAACCGCGCGTCAATGGCTGGAAAAACTGATTACGCTTCGTCCTGAAATTCCAGGCGCAAGAGATGTGCTTTACCGTTTGCCGGGTCTCTGA
- a CDS encoding TonB-dependent receptor, which translates to MKLPTVINWIALTLSILTSSGMLWASEADDPENGETVFESAEQDSMETTESAEPETGEFDVELEKMVIEAIAPTADSTSELSDIDLRLKSASTLGKTLERELGVYNASFGPGVGQPIIRGMGGPRVRVMHDGIGSHDASAMSQDHAVAAESLLADSITIHRGPATLRYGSGAIGGVVDVKHKRIPDSVPLKPIEGTAEYRYDHNPKENAGMVGIDAGKGNVAVHLDYFQRGNENTRIPGFALDEAALRKQLKTDVQLNNSKGEIKNTDGESRGGSAGISWIDDLGYVGTSYNHTYKAYGLPPGDPGGHSHVGVVPGASNQGEAMRFEMEQRRYDVEAMLFNPIPYIESVSVKTGYVDYEHEEGEPGFSVLFTNEVLETRFELEHRLLDQWSGFLGLQWQDREFLAENLVPQSQIDSLGLFFTEKLDVLDELTLEFGGRYERQVTEPNEKMLNRNLFGQPVQVPTRRLTHNPSSLAASITYKPFDGGSIYLAWQNSERAPDIQEMYSLGPHPANRSFDIGRLDLAVERASNREIGIRYDDALISLQGNAYQKDVKDFIYQENLGLFYQLDTNTLKASCSDGLRGCFPIYGFRGDDAEFYGYEAEIKFHPSFDWGTPHLTLFSDYVRGRFRDRALGDVPRLPPQRYGFEVGLQKNAFQGALRFTQALAQDRPGNDETVTPSYHRFDIDVSYDWHADSGQRVLLFGKASNLSDSPIRNSTSFLRNIAPEPGMSLEIGFRAYF; encoded by the coding sequence ATGAAACTTCCCACCGTCATTAATTGGATAGCGTTAACGCTGAGCATTTTAACGTCGAGCGGCATGCTTTGGGCATCCGAAGCGGATGACCCTGAAAACGGCGAGACTGTTTTCGAAAGTGCTGAGCAAGACTCGATGGAAACAACCGAAAGCGCCGAGCCCGAAACCGGCGAATTCGATGTGGAACTTGAAAAAATGGTCATCGAAGCCATCGCGCCGACGGCCGATTCGACATCCGAATTATCCGATATCGATTTACGCTTGAAGTCGGCGAGTACCTTAGGCAAAACCTTGGAACGCGAACTGGGGGTTTACAATGCTTCGTTCGGTCCCGGAGTCGGCCAGCCGATCATTCGTGGCATGGGCGGCCCTCGAGTGCGAGTAATGCATGACGGAATCGGCTCGCACGACGCGTCGGCGATGAGCCAAGATCATGCGGTAGCGGCCGAGTCGTTACTGGCCGATAGTATTACGATACACAGGGGGCCGGCTACCTTGCGCTACGGTAGCGGCGCAATCGGGGGTGTCGTCGATGTCAAGCATAAGCGCATCCCCGATAGCGTGCCGTTAAAACCGATCGAAGGCACCGCGGAGTATCGCTACGACCACAATCCCAAAGAAAATGCCGGTATGGTCGGCATCGACGCCGGCAAAGGCAACGTTGCCGTCCATCTCGATTATTTTCAACGCGGTAACGAAAATACACGGATTCCGGGATTCGCATTGGACGAAGCGGCGCTTCGTAAACAATTGAAAACCGATGTGCAGTTAAATAACAGCAAGGGCGAAATCAAAAATACCGACGGGGAAAGCCGAGGCGGTTCGGCTGGAATTTCCTGGATCGACGATCTCGGCTATGTCGGCACCAGTTACAACCATACTTATAAGGCATACGGTTTACCGCCGGGCGATCCGGGCGGTCATAGTCATGTCGGGGTTGTGCCGGGGGCAAGCAATCAAGGCGAGGCGATGCGTTTTGAAATGGAACAGCGGCGCTACGATGTCGAGGCCATGTTGTTCAATCCGATTCCTTACATCGAGTCGGTCTCGGTCAAGACTGGTTATGTCGATTACGAGCATGAAGAAGGCGAGCCCGGATTTTCGGTCTTATTTACCAATGAAGTCTTAGAAACCCGTTTCGAGCTCGAGCATCGATTGCTCGATCAGTGGTCCGGCTTTTTGGGCTTGCAATGGCAAGATCGAGAATTTTTGGCCGAAAACCTGGTTCCCCAGTCGCAAATCGATTCGTTGGGATTGTTTTTTACCGAAAAGCTGGATGTTTTGGATGAGTTGACATTGGAGTTTGGTGGACGGTATGAACGACAGGTTACCGAGCCTAATGAAAAAATGCTCAATCGGAATTTGTTCGGGCAACCGGTTCAGGTGCCGACACGAAGATTGACGCATAATCCGAGTTCGTTGGCTGCGAGTATTACTTACAAACCTTTCGATGGCGGTTCGATCTATTTGGCATGGCAAAACTCGGAGCGCGCGCCCGATATACAGGAAATGTATTCGCTCGGGCCGCATCCGGCCAATCGTAGTTTCGATATCGGTCGATTGGATTTGGCGGTTGAACGTGCTAGTAATCGTGAAATTGGGATTCGTTACGACGATGCCTTGATTTCATTGCAAGGCAATGCCTACCAAAAGGATGTCAAGGATTTTATTTATCAAGAAAACCTGGGGCTTTTCTATCAACTCGATACGAACACCCTAAAAGCGTCTTGCTCGGATGGACTTAGAGGCTGTTTTCCAATATACGGGTTTCGCGGCGACGATGCGGAGTTTTACGGTTACGAAGCGGAAATTAAATTTCACCCGTCGTTCGATTGGGGCACACCGCATTTAACGCTGTTTTCCGACTACGTTCGCGGGCGTTTCAGAGATAGAGCGCTTGGCGATGTACCTCGCTTGCCACCGCAACGTTACGGTTTCGAAGTCGGATTGCAAAAAAACGCCTTTCAGGGAGCGCTACGATTTACTCAGGCCTTGGCACAAGACAGACCCGGAAACGATGAAACCGTGACGCCTTCTTATCACCGTTTCGATATCGACGTTTCTTATGACTGGCATGCGGACTCGGGACAAAGAGTCCTTCTGTTCGGAAAGGCCTCGAATTTAAGCGATTCGCCGATCCGAAATTCCACGTCATTTTTACGCAACATCGCACCGGAGCCAGGAATGAGTTTGGAAATAGGTTTCCGAGCCTATTTTTGA
- a CDS encoding cold-shock protein: MSELVTGTVKWFNDEKGFGFIEQEGGKDVFVHHSAINGTGRKTLREGQKVTMEVSQGQKGPQAENVTPA; the protein is encoded by the coding sequence ATGTCCGAGTTAGTTACAGGTACCGTTAAGTGGTTCAATGATGAAAAAGGTTTTGGATTTATTGAACAAGAAGGCGGCAAAGATGTCTTCGTTCACCACAGCGCAATTAACGGCACCGGCCGGAAAACTTTGCGTGAAGGCCAAAAGGTCACAATGGAAGTGAGCCAAGGTCAAAAAGGCCCTCAAGCAGAGAACGTAACACCTGCTTAA
- a CDS encoding ABC transporter permease — MILKLAIASLWNRKLTVTLTVLSIAVGVFLLLGVEHIRSEAKSSFSKTVSGVDLIVGARTGPLNLLLYSVFHIGNASNNISWQSYREFSQKPEVAWSIPISLGDSHKGYRVVGTSRDFFEHFHYGQKQNLAFKSGRAFDGVYEAVVGAQVAKTLDYQPGQSITLAHGIAKVGFSKHDDKPFIVTGILAPTGTPVDQAVYVSLAGIEAIHIDWQGGVRIPGRSIGAEDALKHDLTPKSITAFMVGLNSKIALFSLQREINNYRDEALVGIMPGITLMELWQMVGALENILQLISILVLFATLMGLSTMLLASMKEREREMAVLRAIGAHAGSLFFLIEIEALVITVTGILVGSTALCIALLTTRAELSEQYGLFIGINPFTPLTFQYLLGILAVSFSLALLPSISAYRNSLGSGLVVRT, encoded by the coding sequence ATGATCTTAAAACTGGCCATTGCCAGCCTTTGGAACCGAAAACTCACCGTAACACTGACCGTGTTATCGATCGCGGTCGGCGTTTTTCTATTGCTGGGCGTCGAACATATTCGCAGCGAAGCCAAGAGCAGCTTCAGTAAAACGGTCTCGGGCGTGGATCTGATCGTCGGCGCCCGCACCGGCCCTTTGAACTTGCTGCTTTACTCGGTATTTCATATCGGCAATGCTTCGAACAATATCTCTTGGCAAAGCTACCGGGAGTTCTCGCAAAAACCCGAAGTGGCCTGGAGTATTCCGATTTCGCTCGGCGACTCGCATAAAGGCTATCGCGTGGTAGGTACCAGCCGGGATTTTTTCGAGCATTTTCATTATGGGCAAAAGCAAAACCTGGCATTTAAATCGGGCCGCGCCTTCGATGGCGTCTACGAGGCGGTAGTCGGCGCACAAGTCGCCAAAACGCTAGACTACCAACCCGGCCAATCGATAACGCTGGCGCACGGCATCGCTAAAGTCGGGTTCAGCAAACACGACGACAAACCGTTTATTGTGACCGGCATTCTCGCCCCGACCGGGACGCCGGTCGACCAAGCGGTTTATGTTAGCTTGGCGGGCATCGAAGCGATACATATCGATTGGCAAGGCGGCGTGCGCATACCGGGCCGTTCGATTGGCGCCGAAGACGCGCTCAAACATGATTTAACACCGAAATCGATAACCGCCTTCATGGTCGGTTTAAACTCGAAAATCGCGCTGTTTTCGCTGCAACGGGAAATCAATAACTACCGAGACGAGGCCCTAGTCGGCATCATGCCGGGCATCACGCTGATGGAACTATGGCAAATGGTAGGCGCGCTCGAAAACATTCTGCAATTGATTTCGATACTGGTTTTGTTTGCAACGCTTATGGGGCTGTCGACGATGCTGTTGGCCTCGATGAAAGAACGCGAGCGTGAAATGGCAGTGCTGCGCGCAATCGGTGCACATGCCGGGTCGTTGTTTTTTCTGATCGAAATCGAAGCATTGGTTATCACAGTAACCGGAATTCTAGTCGGCAGCACGGCCCTTTGCATTGCCCTATTGACTACTCGCGCGGAACTCAGCGAACAATACGGCCTGTTCATCGGCATCAATCCGTTTACGCCGCTTACTTTCCAATATTTACTTGGAATTTTAGCGGTCTCGTTCTCACTGGCATTGCTACCGTCGATTTCAGCGTATCGCAATTCGCTGGGCAGCGGCTTGGTTGTTAGAACTTAG
- a CDS encoding DUF2796 domain-containing protein — protein MKSRIFIPFLSICLFSAATLAEKRHHDAHTHGAAELNIVIENDTVLIEFESPAVNLIGFEHKPRTDAQQLELQKALALLNDVEIIVSFEKGECRVTETHIRGPFDNADQEEPEHGKREEHSEFHATYSFSCQDASVIGSVSTRLFDHFPGFEAIRVRWVGSKGQGSALLNNQSTIFSIE, from the coding sequence ATGAAAAGCCGTATCTTCATACCATTCCTGTCGATTTGTTTATTCTCCGCCGCAACCTTGGCGGAAAAACGCCATCATGATGCTCATACTCATGGCGCCGCCGAACTGAATATTGTCATCGAGAACGATACCGTGTTAATCGAATTCGAATCCCCGGCGGTCAATTTAATCGGCTTCGAACATAAACCCCGAACCGATGCGCAGCAACTCGAATTGCAAAAGGCTTTGGCGTTATTGAATGACGTCGAAATCATTGTATCGTTCGAAAAAGGCGAATGCCGCGTAACCGAAACGCATATCCGTGGGCCTTTCGATAATGCCGATCAAGAAGAACCGGAACATGGCAAACGGGAAGAACACTCCGAATTCCACGCCACTTATAGCTTTTCTTGCCAAGACGCCTCAGTTATCGGCTCTGTCAGCACACGGTTATTCGACCATTTCCCCGGTTTCGAAGCCATTCGAGTTCGCTGGGTCGGTAGCAAAGGTCAAGGCTCGGCACTCTTGAATAATCAATCGACGATTTTTTCGATCGAATAA
- a CDS encoding Kelch repeat-containing protein produces the protein MSVLNRLFFGRSFLLMVVLFVPSARGLASFHQDIEVSGQGSAIKAGFCSEVELGCDIVGVERLGLPPNTVPTDFETGKDIYVTAFTHFVFSGQHSTDNPGFQSSVGSLLSNELVSYQSLGVLEFWNPAISAWSLAPDNVKIRLAGGLKVTEVADQNCGLVFCPPKVTTETSFTTYTASGVTGTPSLIVGQAAANGSFHSHLDWFLETSAGAGNGGPQGAYLVEMRLSSDKRETPSDSFYILFNNQLPAEQFQSAVSQRVLGFGSELPQDPPAPEPEISAWKASELATSQILGDEPVALAAIGNKVYLIPEDASQGVAVLDSSTSLNGQHSGAFVNGKLYVFDAEAGATRVFEIDGSDFVEKESLAAMPTIRFGAAPMVTDNDEIFVFGGKQTRPNGKSRLINRLESFNPETQEWKRHRNVPGINRREGAALAAVTIDGKSHAYLLGGGVLQRNRLFGAIAAYDFRLDRWQTRAMTPMPTPRAFQSGIQAPVLDGKIYLIGGRSVNSVGGLVKSDKVEIYDPVSNTWQVGPSLPKEISEPVSFTADGKIYVIDGSQKHAESKITAWELDDAWKPWLEEDQTCDLDGDGQFTNRDVNLFARACRAGTAYWNCDLTEGSPSIARNIREYRLQWREYRNKACP, from the coding sequence ATGAGTGTCTTAAATAGATTATTTTTTGGGCGTAGCTTCTTATTGATGGTGGTTTTATTTGTGCCGTCCGCAAGAGGTTTGGCGTCTTTTCATCAAGATATCGAGGTATCGGGCCAGGGTTCGGCAATCAAGGCGGGATTTTGTTCGGAAGTAGAGCTTGGTTGCGATATTGTCGGCGTCGAGCGCTTAGGCCTTCCTCCGAATACGGTACCGACCGACTTTGAAACCGGAAAGGATATTTATGTTACCGCGTTTACGCACTTTGTGTTTTCCGGGCAACATTCAACCGATAACCCCGGATTTCAGTCGAGCGTGGGTTCGCTTTTAAGCAATGAACTCGTTTCCTATCAATCGCTCGGGGTATTGGAATTTTGGAATCCGGCTATAAGTGCTTGGAGTCTTGCGCCGGATAATGTGAAAATTCGATTGGCGGGCGGTCTAAAAGTTACCGAAGTAGCCGACCAAAATTGCGGACTGGTTTTTTGTCCGCCGAAAGTTACGACTGAAACCAGTTTCACGACTTACACTGCCAGTGGTGTAACAGGCACACCGTCTTTAATCGTTGGGCAGGCGGCCGCTAACGGTTCCTTTCATTCCCACCTCGATTGGTTTTTGGAAACCTCGGCGGGAGCTGGAAATGGCGGCCCGCAAGGGGCTTATTTAGTCGAAATGCGCTTATCTTCCGATAAGCGCGAGACGCCCTCGGATTCTTTTTATATCTTGTTCAATAATCAATTGCCTGCCGAGCAATTTCAGTCTGCAGTGTCCCAACGCGTCTTGGGATTTGGCTCTGAGTTGCCGCAAGATCCGCCAGCGCCCGAACCTGAAATAAGCGCATGGAAAGCATCTGAATTGGCGACTTCCCAGATATTGGGCGATGAGCCGGTCGCCTTGGCGGCAATCGGCAATAAAGTCTATTTGATTCCAGAAGATGCAAGCCAGGGGGTGGCGGTGCTCGACTCCAGTACCTCTTTAAACGGGCAGCATTCAGGTGCCTTCGTTAACGGCAAGCTTTATGTTTTTGACGCAGAGGCTGGGGCAACACGGGTCTTTGAAATAGATGGTAGTGATTTCGTGGAAAAAGAGTCCCTGGCTGCCATGCCGACAATTCGATTTGGCGCGGCGCCGATGGTAACGGACAATGATGAAATTTTTGTTTTTGGCGGCAAACAAACCCGGCCGAATGGCAAAAGCCGATTGATCAATCGGCTCGAAAGCTTTAATCCCGAAACGCAAGAATGGAAAAGGCATCGCAACGTACCCGGTATTAATCGGCGCGAAGGCGCGGCCTTGGCGGCCGTCACAATCGACGGCAAATCCCATGCATATCTGCTAGGCGGCGGCGTACTGCAAAGAAATAGACTATTCGGTGCGATTGCGGCTTACGATTTTAGGCTCGATCGCTGGCAAACGAGAGCCATGACTCCGATGCCGACGCCGAGAGCATTTCAAAGCGGTATTCAGGCCCCGGTGTTGGATGGAAAAATCTACCTGATCGGCGGACGCTCCGTTAATAGCGTCGGCGGCTTGGTTAAGTCGGATAAAGTGGAAATTTATGATCCGGTATCCAATACTTGGCAAGTCGGACCGAGCTTGCCAAAAGAAATATCCGAGCCGGTATCGTTTACGGCCGATGGGAAAATTTACGTCATCGACGGCAGTCAAAAACATGCGGAATCGAAGATAACCGCATGGGAGTTGGATGATGCCTGGAAACCCTGGTTGGAAGAAGATCAAACCTGCGACTTAGATGGTGATGGGCAATTTACTAATCGAGATGTCAATTTGTTTGCTCGCGCTTGTCGAGCCGGAACCGCATACTGGAATTGCGATTTAACTGAAGGCAGTCCTTCTATTGCTAGAAATATTAGGGAATATCGACTCCAATGGCGGGAATATAGGAACAAGGCTTGTCCATAG
- a CDS encoding ABC transporter ATP-binding protein produces MTDFDYALDLQNVSFSWHKRHAPVLKIAEWRVEPGRRIFLHGASGSGKSTLLSLISGILVPTSGQIKVLGTDLTKIGGMARDLFRARHIGVIFQQFNLLPYLSVEANINLAVKFGKRHDANHNDIGVLTQRLGLDRSILTRKAGQLSVGQQQRVAVARALINHPELIIADEPTSSLDSDTRDEFMRVLLESAALNRTTVIFVSHDKSLGHYFDQEISLHDLMQAGETKA; encoded by the coding sequence ATGACAGATTTCGACTATGCTCTCGATCTCCAAAACGTCTCTTTCAGTTGGCATAAACGCCATGCACCGGTATTGAAGATTGCCGAGTGGCGTGTCGAACCGGGCCGGCGTATTTTTTTGCACGGCGCATCGGGCTCCGGCAAATCAACCTTACTGAGCTTAATCAGCGGCATACTCGTTCCGACAAGCGGGCAAATCAAAGTGCTCGGCACCGACTTAACGAAAATCGGCGGCATGGCCCGCGACCTTTTCCGTGCCCGCCATATCGGCGTTATTTTTCAACAGTTTAACCTATTGCCCTATCTTTCTGTTGAGGCAAACATCAATCTAGCCGTCAAGTTCGGCAAGCGCCATGACGCTAATCATAATGATATCGGCGTCTTGACCCAACGCTTGGGCCTCGATCGATCGATTCTTACCCGCAAAGCCGGTCAATTGAGTGTCGGCCAACAGCAGCGCGTCGCTGTTGCCAGAGCCTTGATAAACCATCCAGAATTGATTATCGCTGACGAACCGACTTCTTCTTTGGACAGCGATACGCGCGATGAATTCATGCGCGTTTTACTCGAATCGGCCGCCCTGAATCGAACCACGGTTATTTTTGTCAGTCATGATAAATCGCTGGGGCACTATTTCGACCAAGAAATCAGCCTACATGATCTGATGCAAGCCGGAGAAACGAAAGCATGA
- a CDS encoding DUF3299 domain-containing protein has translation MKIVHTLLKLILCLALAMPVLSVSADSYKTLEWTDLMPQSDLDALMNGPEITHDTPEIPIDSQISNQVRQAIEQAADSAYQKALVSTDVRPELNETKVRIPGFMVPLEFNDKQQVTEFFVVPYFGACIHVPPPPPNQLIHVVYPKGFKLQDLYMPFWFQGVLKTALFSKDVGTGKAVSAYSMQVVTIDDYEEE, from the coding sequence ATGAAAATAGTTCATACCTTGTTAAAACTCATCTTGTGCTTGGCGTTGGCGATGCCGGTTTTGTCGGTGTCGGCGGATAGTTATAAGACCCTCGAATGGACCGACTTGATGCCGCAAAGCGATTTGGATGCCCTAATGAACGGACCGGAGATCACGCACGACACGCCGGAAATCCCGATCGATTCGCAGATTTCGAATCAAGTGCGTCAAGCCATCGAGCAGGCGGCGGACAGTGCCTATCAAAAGGCTTTAGTTTCGACCGACGTGAGGCCGGAATTAAACGAAACTAAAGTTCGAATTCCGGGTTTTATGGTGCCTTTGGAGTTTAACGACAAACAGCAGGTTACCGAATTTTTCGTCGTGCCGTATTTCGGGGCTTGTATCCATGTTCCGCCGCCGCCGCCCAATCAGTTGATTCATGTTGTTTATCCCAAGGGCTTTAAGCTGCAAGATCTTTATATGCCGTTTTGGTTTCAAGGGGTATTGAAGACCGCTCTATTCAGTAAGGATGTCGGCACAGGCAAAGCTGTATCCGCCTATTCGATGCAAGTTGTAACGATCGACGATTACGAGGAAGAGTAG